A genomic stretch from Scheffersomyces stipitis CBS 6054 chromosome 6, complete sequence includes:
- the MUC1 gene encoding hypothetical protein (Required for invasion and pseudohyphae formation in response to nitrogen starvation) gives MHLFSGNRHKQLSPGSQTPETAVSGSPSVTNPNSTMGRGSPSSVHQPAFTPVTRVYSSSRITVPSTANQSSSGSSTPPSIRISDESASPVARIESPPRKPQKSVKSKKVSSSSSPSPSSPSKTPKRKNQKARTSSSSSPTKNKKAPSQPVQTAETQEESSSSPARRRRPPPLPPIDPVEASHSVLNDNIAERCRNSIDEQLERSTILAADISRNRRKSRIIRSEQDETPSSSRVTPEVETVPVHEVLSPIPNASIPVESVAGPARMEQLLPSPVDSSVTSEYRTLDPAVFPSLSTTPVDLPPTVTESSTPEVQVTEITAPMYIHAETATTTTTESLENLPSTQESSSRTDGDRRTRRNDSDQNRRERRVRTDRSRQTSTTANMPVTTSQRTGSNQRASNQRTRERRLRRRRRRTSSDVESIPSLPPPQDEYTDIHPYLHEDSPPYREKLHKYVDLISFDPRYTIPVLRFNKALINNDKKLQKCIKKLSQFNLLPSEINLWDVDQVDDREFYAVLPSLLPELDGNGGPHVLGQVLEMERREQENTELQIAMELSLHAENQVVPQAIPASEEDSGDESTYFYDAFETQASFSRSSDLFRGFRYQEATNYDAASVSDTNSFNDALSSNLSNSNINLVNDPNQVNLSNSRDQMVSPAGSNNPIDAGRLNIRLNSPLYHVFRYNEPGISSSSSHHGRLVDV, from the coding sequence ATGCATCTATTCAGCGGAAACAGACACAAACAGCTTTCGCCGGGTTCGCAGACTCCAGAGACGGCAGTCTCGGGCTCTCCTTCAGTTACTAATCCAAACTCAACTATGGGCAGAGGAAGTCCTTCTTCAGTACACCAGCCGGCTTTCACGCCAGTGACTCGGGTTTATAGCAGCTCGAGAATCACTGTGCCCAGCACGGCCAATCAGAGTTCGTCAGGGTCTAGCACTCCTCCTTCAATCAGAATCTCGGATGAACTGGCATCACCAGTAGCACGCATTGAAAGTCCACCAAGGAAACCACAGAAGAGTGTTAAGAGCAAGAAAGTttcatcctcttcatctCCGTCTCCCTCTTCACCTTCAAAAACTCCAAAGCGCAAAAATCAAAAAGCAcgaacttcttcttcgtcatccCCTacaaagaacaagaaggcGCCATCGCAGCCGGTTCAGACTGCGGAAACCCAAGAGgaatcgtcttcttcaccagCCAGACGTAGACGACCTCCTCCACTTCCGCCCATAGATCCGGTCGAAGCCCTGCACTCGGTGTTAAACGATAACATAGCCGAACGTTGCCGCAATTCAATCGATGAGCAACTCGAAAGAAGCACAATCTTAGCAGCAGATATCAGTCGTAACCGTAGAAAGTCGAGAATCATCCGTCTGGAACAGGATGAAACTCCATCGTCTAGTCGGGTCAcaccagaagttgaaacagTTCCGGTTCATGAAGTGTTATCCCCTATACCAAATGCTAGCATTCCTGTAGAAAGTGTTGCAGGACCAGCCAGAATGGAACAGCTTCTCCCATCTCCAGTCGACAGTTCTGTAACTTCTGAGTATAGAACTCTAGACCCTGCTGtttttccttctttgtCGACAACTCCTGTAGATTTACCTCCTACTGTTACTGAGTCATCTACTCCGGAAGTACAGGTGACTGAGATAACGGCTCCGATGTACATCCATGCTgaaacagcaacaactaCCACGACTGAActgttggaaaacttgCCATCTACGCAAGAGTCGAGCTCTAGAACCGACGGCGATCgtagaacaagaagaaatgacAGTGATCAAAATAGACgagaaagaagagtcaGGACAGATAGAAGTCGTCAGACTAGTACTACAGCTAATATGCCAGTAACTACTAGTCAACGAACTGGCTCTAATCAAAGGGCTTCCAATCAAAGAACTCGTGAAAGAAGACTtaggagaagaagaagaagaacctcTAGTGATGTGGAAAGCATCCCTTCATTACCTCCTCCTCAGGATGAGTACACAGATATACATCCATATTTACATGAAGACTCACCTCCATATCGTGAAAAGCTTCACAAGTATGTCGACTTGATCTCATTCGATCCCAGATATACAATTCCTGTGTTGCGTTTCAACAAGGCAttgatcaacaacgacaagaagCTTCAAAAGTGTATTAAGAAATTGAGCCAATTCAACCTCTTACCTCTGGAGATAAATCTTTGGGATGTTGACCAAGTAGATGACCGAGAATTCTATGCGGTTCTCCCGTCGTTGTTGCCCGAACTTGACGGTAATGGTGGTCCCCATGTACTTGGCCAGGTTCTTGAAATGGAGAGAAGGGAACAGGAAAATACCGAGCTCCAGATTGCGATGGAATTATCGTTGCATGCGGAAAATCAGGTTGTACCTCAAGCCATCCCAGCAAGCGAAGAAGATAGTGGAGACGAATCTACTTACTTCTACGATGCGTTTGAAACACAGGCTTCATTCTCCAGGTCCTCAGATTTATTCCGTGGTTTCCGTTATCAGGAAGCTACTAATTACGACGCTGCATCAGTCAGCGATACCAACAGTTTCAACGATGCACTCAGCAGTAACCtcagcaacagcaatatCAACTTAGTTAATGACCCCAATCAAGTCAATCTCAGCAACAGTCGAGATCAAATGGTCTCGCCTGCTGGAAGTAATAATCCCATTGACGCAGGCCGGCTCAATATCCGCTTGAACAGCCCCTTGTATCACGTATTCCGGTATAATGAACCTGGTatttcgtcttcctctAGTCATCATGGTCGTTTAGTGGACGTCTAG